CACGGGGAAACTGCCGACGGAGGTCCTATCTACGAGCACTGCGCTAATGTCTACACAAACTCGAATCTGAGATTCGAAGTTTTCGACTTGCGACAATGAAGCACCGCCAACGAAGTCGACCAAACCGGCAAGCTAGCAGGTGCGGTCAAGCAGGAAAGTATCTAGGAAGTGTTCCCGGAATACACGGGCGACAGATCTCGGCCGGCATGTCTGTACGTTCTTGTGCTTCGCTCTTTGGGCGAGCAGTGGAAACAACGCGTGGACAACTAAACTCGGCTGGCTGTGCTTGATTGATCCTTGTATATACTCCGTGACTCAAAACTCTTGTCTCGTCTGGAATGAGCATGAGTGGATCGTTTTATAATGCTTTTTATGGGGAACACGCACGTTGTATTTTCCTTCCACAAGGTGTGCAGGCCTTGACCTTGAAGCTTCCTCCCCTATTCTCGGTCGTCGTATGAAAGTTCCCACAATGCGACCGAGAGGAGAGTTACCTAATCCCACTTCTCTTGCGTCTGCCTAAAATCCACAAGCATGAGCTGTAAAGTGGGAGATATTTCCTCTCAAAATATCCTTCCCCACTTCCATTTCGTTTTCGGAGAACGTGAACGGAAGGAAAAGAGTTGCTTTCCCAGGAGGATAAGGTTACAAATAGTAAATACAACGAGTGGAAAATGAATTAGGGGGCGGCTACAATGTTATTTCCTTCCATTCGTGTCGACATTTCATGCGGACCTCCTGCAGATTTTGTCTCGAGCGTCGGCAAATTATTAAGTAATCAACTGAGGAAAGTGGGTAGCTTTGAAAACAATGTTTCGGAATTTCTCTTATGGTGGGGGAGGTTCAACTTTTGCTCTCAAAAGTCGAAACAATTCACGTTTTAATCTTAAAGCAACTACAGTTGCTCTGATTATTATCCAATCTTTGATTAATCACGCAAAAGGGTTTTGTCCTGCGTAACTATCCTTCTCAATTGGTCATGAAAAATCAAACATGTCACTGTCTTGATGAAGGAAAGTTTATTCAAATTGGCTGTACATCATCATTTGGATATTGAAGAAAGCAATAACCAAAATAGAAACTGCTAGTGCTACGATCTGAACATCCCGCATTCACCTAACCGGGAATCGAAGCGAATTCGCCACCTATCTCCTACGTCTACGTCTTGAAAATCTCCATGTCGAGTCAGGACTTATGATTCATCTCCCAGGACTCGATAACATCCCGGGGAAACAACGTCGACTGAACAAATCTTTGCACGAATTGAATCAATGAATCAATTGATTTCGATGACCCCTAAATGCTAGTCAGTAATCCGCAGCGGTTGGCTCAAAATGGGTGCAGATTCTTGCTCAACCCATTGACGCTGGTGAAGAACCCGAGCCCCAGCAGGTCTCGCTTGTACGGCAAGTAGGACTTGCGCTTCTCCGACTCCTTCACGGCCCTGCTCTTCACGTAGTGCCTCTCGTGCGCCGacggcgccgccgccgtcgccttgcccttccccttccctttctTCGCCTCCTCCGCCTTCGCCCCCTCTTTCCTCTCCGCGGCCTTGTCCGTCGACCTCCTACCCTTCTCCACGCCGCCGTCGCTTGGTTTCGCGTCGGCGTGAGGTTTCAGCATCACGACGGCGTCCCTCCCGTCGCTGTTGCTCCTCGGCAACAGGTCCCGGAACCGCCACATCTTCGAGGATCCGGTCGAGTTGCTCTTCCGGCAGCTCCCCGGCGAGGGCGGCGTCTCCTCCACGATCCTCGCCCTCCAATCGCAGTACGTCCCCCGCGGCTCGTCCGCCCCCGCTTCCGCGAACACCTTCTTCACGGGCGGCAGGAGGAGCGACGACGAAGGCTCcggctcggcggcggcggcggcggcggcgaacaCGAGGTCGCGGttgaagagagggaagaaaggGCGGATCCGGCCGTTGTCGAAGACGTCGTCGGCCGAGACCGGGGAACCGTCCGGGTTGAGGCAAGCGAACTCGAAGTCCGAATCCCCATCTCCtccgtcgtcttcttcctcctcctcgagcTGCGGCTTTTCCTCAGCGGACGCGGTCGCGGGATCTTCAGACCCATCAGGCCCGGCGCCCGAGACGCCGAGCTTATCCTCGAAATCCTGCGCCAGCTTGTCGAAAGGCTCCGACTCTGCGGTCGAGTAGTGAGGGttgaaggaggagggggagatGGGCACGGCCCGATACACCTCCATCTTATCTGGAGAACTGGGATTTTGCCTATGTGAAGAAGATGACCGAGAAATGGGTCGAGCCTAGATAGAGCGAGAGAGAtgggcgaggaggaggaggaggaggaatatATACCCAGGTAGGAGGTGGGGGCAGTTGGGAGATGCCTACGAAGCTTCAAACCTTTGCCGCTTACTATAAAAGCCGTCTGAACACGCGTTGCTTCTGTTCTGGTTCGTTCACGTGGAAATTTCGCTTTCTTTTTGGGGGGGCGGACGGGAAAAGCTAAGCGCGTGCGAACGCGGTAGCTTCCTGAACCGGGGCTCCGGCCCGAGCCCGGGATCCCGACCCGCGCGTTCGGGCGGGGACCGCGggtttgacttttctttttttactttggaGAAAGACGGTTTTCTCCTTGCTCTGTTGTTCGGATTCGTTAAGGTGGAGCCCGTCAATTGCGTGAGTGGCAAGGATGTTGGTCCGGGAGGTGGGAAGATGCGGAGCACATTTCTGTCGCCTGACCTCATGAGTCATGCATGACGTCACCGGCCGGCGGCCTTCTTCGGTCGAATGACGTGGAAGTTGCAAGGAGATTGGCCaaatgtgctttttttttctttttaatgatgatgaGAATGCTGGTACGTCGTTGTCATTTATAACGTAGTACGCATTTATTTTTCGGTGTTAACTACTCAATCCGttgcttttttaccttttcataTTGAATCGTTACTGCTCATTtgtcgttaaaaaaaaaaaaatccagcaaaaaaataattttgtcgCTAAATGGAGAATTAGCACAATGAATTTGCTTTCGTTGCTTGATCTTAGGGTTGTGATGCGCAATGCAATAATTTCTCCCCCTTCACAAGATGAACGTTGAATTGCCTTCAAGGTACTCTTTGCCCCTTCTCTTCTTATTTGCAGACATCAAATCCTTAGGAAAGTAAGAGTTTCTCTTGGAATTGACCTCTACGGTTATTACGTTACATGATGATTTCTCTATTCTATGCATTAAACTCaagtgatttttaaaaaaaatcaggcGCCCAATCCAATTGCCCTTTCATGAATTAAGCTAATGCCTAATCTTAGGAGTAGAGTTGTCAACGACTAATTTGATAGATTGACATTCAGAACAAATCTAAGCTATTAATATTATGCGCCGTGGAAATCACTAACCAACTTGCTATACTTAAGTACTTTTCAAATCTCCAATTGCAAGCAATTCCCCGATTAGAAAAATGTGGGCGGTTCCTTAATGTGCTTGTAGATCTAGAAAGTCGATATCGTTGACCCCCTACCAACATGACATCCGCAGCTCAAATCCCGCTGGCATTTCGACATCCTTCCCTCCTCAGCACTGAAGAAGTGAATTAGTCTGATTCGATCCGAAGCTTCCAAAATCGAACGTGTAGTCAGAGGAGgcaatttcgaccaaaaaaaaaaaaaagtcaagaggAGGCAATGGACCTGATTTGCTATGCAAGCCCGTCATCACCCGATCGCATTTGCCCTCCTTTTTTGGGTTCAATTGATCAGCAAATCCGCCAAGTAATCTTTTGATTTCGGACGATGGAACTCCATGGAATAGAAGTCATTTTCAGTTGTTTCAATCGACTAAAACCTTTAATCAGGAACGAGACGCCATCAAGCCTTATTTGTTGAAGATGGGCCTTGGGTACGCTCCCCAGATTCGAGCCCCAGGGGCAGGGTCCCAATCAGGGCAATGGGGGTCTTCGGTTCCTGAACCTGGGCAAAGGGACCCTAGGGCCTAATCTAAGCATATAGGGCTATCAACCCGAACCTGACCATGGGACCCTAGGCCCTAGTCTTAAACGTGTCAACAATtcgatttggtttggattttcGGGAAATctaaatcaaattgaattgttCGGATATGcattaattttgaatcaaatcatGACCCAAACTAAATATAAGCTGAATTGAAGAGTCGGCTccatttagtttttttattttatttttttccattattaagGAGAGGTTTAGTCACAAAGGAAACAGATCATGTAAATTGTAATCTCaagaaaaagggagactttCAGTTTGGTTCAATCCTAatcggaataaaaaataataattttttcatcatccaaCCGAAACCCAAATCgaactaaataaaaaatgcacgaaaattcgGTTCAATCCATTTCGGttctaatttcaatttggttttCCGATTTGGTTTTAACATCCATGTTGAACATGAAGGTCTTGGTCCAAGTAACAAGGTCATAGGTCCTATGGTCGAATTGGGGAGTTGGGATCATGGGTTTAACCTTGAGTGCTGTGTCCAATCCTCGATGACATAGGTCCAAGAGTTGTGATTCCCGAGTGTAGCTCTTAAGGTCCCGAGTTCAGGTGCCAATTCCCAAGTTTGATCGATGAgtatgtaattcatttgaaccCGTGAATAAAGTGGACCATCCTCCATGTATCACAAATCGAATGGTCACATACTCTAGTATCATTGTGAGTGGAGCTTTGTGGCATTAGGGTGAAAAGTGACTGACGTAGAATTAATGACAGAACCAGTTCATAGAAGTGGCATCATGGCATTTGTGTTGGAAGTACTATGATAGAATGGTTGAACTTAAAGAAGATTTGAAGGAGTTGTTAGCCTCCCGTGCACAGGCTAACTGAGAGCTGCTGTAACTTTCTTGATGAGGTCATAGTAGACGAAAAATCGTATTAATGTATCGAAGTGTTTTGTGTATCTTGCTTGAGAGGTGCCCAAACTAAATTAGCATGATAAAATCTTATATGAGGATACGGTTAGTCATACTATTTTTAAAAACGACTATAGAAGGAAATCTAATATGGTGTTTATGGCTCATCAGGTGCCCTAAGGAATATTTCGCCATCAAGAATTTATCTGGCCGTGAGACGCGAAAAACTCATGACACCGGATGGCTAGGATGAGCGTTGCCATGATCTAGTCCAATCAAATTCCACGGCCGCGGTTGGTGGAGGAGACGACGTGGGACGAAGGGGAGTTCGAAGGAAGGGGCGGGAAACAGTAATGGAGCCGCAGTACGTTGCGGGGTAGCCCGAGAGACAAGGGGAGAGcgcttaaaataaaaattcctcaaaaaaaaagaagaaaaaaagagcggtagttagttagttagttagtcTCTCAACAGAATCGTGCCTGCCAGTAACCCTCCCGCCACTCTCCCCACcgccaaaaagaaagagaaaagaatttaCATACTGTTCATGTCGAGCCATTACCATCCttcccttctccccctccctctctctccctaaaTTAAACCATTTCTCAGAATTTCAAGGGTTGGGAATCCCTTCTTCATTCGATCCTCTTTGCCAAAattcatcctctctctctctctctgcctctcaTCCGACAACATTTGTTTGCTCCGCCCTGACCCAGGCTCCGTTTGATTCCCATGTCTGATTTCCTGCCGCGCCATTTCTCTTGTTCAAGGGCGGGGACGGTCCGCACGATTCGCACGCCCGCAATGCGCCGCGTTTGATCGCTCGCTCTCCCTTGTCGGAAACCCGGAATTGTGTCGTGTTACCTCGGTTtccccgagagagagaggggcgggGGAAGAGAACGGGAGCATGCTCGCCGCGGGCAACCCGAGTTGCGCGGGACCGTGACGATCTGTTTGATAAAACTGGACTGTAGAAAACCCGTCGGAATTCCGGTAAAAAAGGAAGGGCGATCGTAATGGCTAGCGTCAGCTCGACCACGATCCAAATTAACACGACCGGGAGCGCGAACGGCTCCGCTCTCGTctccccgccgtcgccaccgGCCTCCTCTTTGTCCCCTCCGTCCGCCAGTGGCGACAACATGTCCTTAACGGGCGCGACCCCGCCGACCAGCTCGACTTCTCCACCCACTTCGCCGCCGTCTCCACCGCCACCGAGTAGTCCCGACTCGTCCGCCTCCTCGCCTCCTCCCAATTCGAGCGCCTCGCCTCCTAGTCCCCCGCCGCCGTCGAGCTCCTCCCCACCGCCAACGCCCCCAGCAGAATCCAAAGCAAAGGCGCCTCCTAAATTTTCCCCGCCGCCGGCACCTGCCTCTAGTTCGGGTTCCTCGCCACCTTCTCCACCGCCCACGCCTCCAGcatctccccctccctcccctccgCAATCTTCGGCTCCGTCCGGATCGCCTCCACCTCCCGACCAGCTTTCACCTCCTCCGCCTCCCGCACCGGTGAGTGGGACAGGTGCGGTGCCAGCACCGGCTATTAGTCCCCCTCCGCCGACTTCCAGCACCGGACCGTCTCCTCCAATAGCATCTACTTCCCCTCCCCCGCCTTCGGCTCCTACAGCTAGTGGATCGCCACCCGCAGCACCTACCAATTCGACTCCCACAACGAATTCTGGATCAACTCCTCCATCTCAAACATCCAGCAGAATTCCGACTTCCACCAGCAATTCCACTTCAGGAGGATCAAGCACACCCTCATCAAGCACTTCCACTGTCATCGGCGCGGCAGCTGCCGGAGTCTTTCTCGTCGCCCTTATCGCTCTGGTTGTCTTGGTACTTAGgcggaaaaagagaaaagagggggCGTTTGCCTCAAAGTATGTCCCGCCCTCTGGCTTGTCACCGCAATCAGGTAAAAAGACCGTTGGCTCTTGTTTCTGATATTGAGTGCATATTCGTATGGATTTGATATTCTCCTTCTCACCCTCTTATGCAGATAAATATTACTACGGGCAGCAACCGCATATGATGGGCGGAACTGGCCATTCAGGTCCCTATTATGGGTCGCAAGGCCAGAATTCATCTATCGAAAACAGCTTCGGGAGTCAGAGGGGGGAGGGAACATGTACCACGGAGGTGGAGGAGACTCCAGTGTAATACCAAGCTCAAAGAGCTTCTTCACTTATGAAGAATTGATGGAAATAACCAATGGATTTTCTCATCAAAATATCATCGGCGAGGGTGGCTTCGGGTGCGTTTACAAGGGTTGGCTATCGGATGGGAAACTAGTTGCTGTCAAGCAGCTCAAGGCAGGCAGTGGACAGGGAGACAGGGAATTCAAGGCCGAGGTAGAGATTATCAGTAGGGTTCATCATCGGCATTTGGTGTCTTTGGTGGGCTATTCGATGGCCGAGAACCAGAGGCTGCTTATATACGAGTTCGTCCCTAACAAAACCCTCGAGCACCATTTGCACGGTCAGCAGAgccttgccttttcttttcgtcGCCCAAGAgtttctttctcattttaatACTCACAAGCACACTGGTTTTTCACATCAGAGAAAGGATTGCCAGTTCTGGAATGGACCAAAAGAGTGAAGATCGCCCTAGGCTCTGCAAAGGGTCTGGCATACCTACATGAAGATTGTACGTATCTCACCTGTCATCAAGAGTGATCGCATATGACCCCATCACAGTTACTCATAACGTCCAGGAACTCCTTAATTAATACATAGGCAAATTGAGGTGGAAAGAAGCATCCATTACACTGTACTAATCTATTCTATATCCATGCTAGCATACATCAGCCCTATTAAGGTCATATAGGGTAGGATCTGTGACAATAGAGTTTTTCAAAGTACATAAAACCCTTCTTGATATAGCATGTATAGGTCACGACTCATATCCTCAAAAGCTTAAGGATAGCATATCTAATTACGCTTTCCTCGTATCTTATGTTCTACAGGCCATCCAAAGATTATCCACCGAGACATTAAGTCAGCAAACATTCTGTTGGACGATGCCTTTGAAGCACAGGTATTTATATGCTTCACTTGTCAACCCCTATCTCTTCATGCCACAAAATGTACTTTAAGTACGTTAACAGCTAGGGGGTTCTAATATGTCGTCTTCTCAAACACAGGTAGCAGATTTTGGACTGGCCAAACTAACGAATGATGCAAATACTCATGTATCCACAAGAGTCATGGGGACATTTGGGTGAGTGTTGTTTCACAGATCCGTTacataaaagcattgagatccacAGTAATTTTTCATCTCAACTTTCAGTACTCTTCTCTGTCAAATAATAATACGGTTTATGAATAAGGATGCATGCAGGAACTGATGTTTTATAGAGAAAATTGCGTAGAACATGGTAGAAGGATCAAAT
The nucleotide sequence above comes from Eucalyptus grandis isolate ANBG69807.140 chromosome 2, ASM1654582v1, whole genome shotgun sequence. Encoded proteins:
- the LOC104433531 gene encoding LOW QUALITY PROTEIN: proline-rich receptor-like protein kinase PERK13 (The sequence of the model RefSeq protein was modified relative to this genomic sequence to represent the inferred CDS: deleted 2 bases in 1 codon), with protein sequence MASVSSTTIQINTTGSANGSALVSPPSPPASSLSPPSASGDNMSLTGATPPTSSTSPPTSPPSPPPPSSPDSSASSPPPNSSASPPSPPPPSSSSPPPTPPAESKAKAPPKFSPPPAPASSSGSSPPSPPPTPPASPPPSPPQSSAPSGSPPPPDQLSPPPPPAPVSGTGAVPAPAISPPPPTSSTGPSPPIASTSPPPPSAPTASGSPPAAPTNSTPTTNSGSTPPSQTSSRIPTSTSNSTSGGSSTPSSSTSTVIGAAAAGVFLVALIALVVLVLRRKKRKEGAFASKYVPPSGLSPQSDKYYYGQQPHMMGGTGHSGPYYGSQGQNSSIENSFGSEGGGNMYHGGGGDSSVIPSSKSFFTYEELMEITNGFSHQNIIGEGGFGCVYKGWLSDGKLVAVKQLKAGSGQGDREFKAEVEIISRVHHRHLVSLVGYSMAENQRLLIYEFVPNKTLEHHLHEKGLPVLEWTKRVKIALGSAKGLAYLHEDCHPKIIHRDIKSANILLDDAFEAQVADFGLAKLTNDANTHVSTRVMGTFGYLAPEYASSGKLTDRSDVFSFGVVLLELITGRKPVDATQPLGDESLVEWARPLLLQALETGDPSELVDPRLEKNYVEGEMFRMIEAAAACIRHSAAKRPRMVQVVRALDSEGDMSDLTNGVKYGQSTVYDSGQYNEDIMKFRRMALGSGDSSDYGPYSGDYSSREVSGAQKIPWKSRDSSNEFTSSESETRAMNPLNSEKRFPGAQGGYGMRRFS
- the LOC104433530 gene encoding uncharacterized protein LOC104433530 codes for the protein MEVYRAVPISPSSFNPHYSTAESEPFDKLAQDFEDKLGVSGAGPDGSEDPATASAEEKPQLEEEEEDDGGDGDSDFEFACLNPDGSPVSADDVFDNGRIRPFFPLFNRDLVFAAAAAAAEPEPSSSLLLPPVKKVFAEAGADEPRGTYCDWRARIVEETPPSPGSCRKSNSTGSSKMWRFRDLLPRSNSDGRDAVVMLKPHADAKPSDGGVEKGRRSTDKAAERKEGAKAEEAKKGKGKGKATAAAPSAHERHYVKSRAVKESEKRKSYLPYKRDLLGLGFFTSVNGLSKNLHPF